The following are encoded together in the Bos taurus isolate L1 Dominette 01449 registration number 42190680 breed Hereford chromosome 10, ARS-UCD2.0, whole genome shotgun sequence genome:
- the TMED7 gene encoding transmembrane emp24 domain-containing protein 7 precursor encodes MPRLGSAPRWAAAAGRWGCRLLVLLLFLVPGPGGASEITFELPDNAKQCFYEDITQGTKCTLEFQVITGGHYDVDCRLEDPDGNVLYKEMKKQYDSYTFTASKNGTYKFCFSNEFSTFTHKTVYFDFQVGEDPPLFPSENRVSALTQMESACVSIHEALKSVIDYQTHFRLREAQGRSRAEDLNTRVAYWSVGEALILLVVSIGQVFLLKSFFSDKRTTTTRVGS; translated from the exons ATGCCCCGGCTGGGGTCCGCGCCGCGCTGGGCGGCCGCCGCGGGCCGTTGGGGCTGCAGGCTGCTCGTGCTGCTGCTGTTCCTGGTGCCGGGCCCCGGCGGCGCCTCCGAGATCACCTTCGAGCTGCCCGACAATGCCAAGCAGTGTTTCTACGAGGACATCACGCAGGGCACCAAGTGCACCCTCGAGTTCCAG GTTATTACTGGTGGTCACTATGATGTAGATTGTCGACTAGAAGATCCTGATGGTAATGTGCTGTACAAGGAGATGAAGAAACAGTATGATAGTTACACCTTCACAGCCTCCAAAAACGGGACATACAAGTTTTGCTTTAGCAATGAATTTTCTACTTTCACACATAAAACTGTATATTTTGATTTTCAAGTTGGAGAAGACCCACCTTTGTTTCCTAGTGAGAACCGAGTCAGTGCTCTTACCCAG ATGGAATCTGCCTGTGTTTCAATTCATGAAGCTCTGAAATCTGTCATTGACTATCAGACTCACTTCCGATTGAGAGAAGCTCAAGGCCGAAGCAGAGCTGAGGATCTAAATACAAGAGTGGCCTACTGGTCAGTAGGAGAAGCCCTCATTCTCCTGGTGGTTAGCATAGGGCAGGTATTTCTTTTGAAAAGCTTCTTCTCCGATAAAAGAACCACAACAACTCGTGTTGGATCGTAA